A DNA window from Hevea brasiliensis isolate MT/VB/25A 57/8 unplaced genomic scaffold, ASM3005281v1 Scaf7, whole genome shotgun sequence contains the following coding sequences:
- the LOC131177656 gene encoding uncharacterized protein LOC131177656, with amino-acid sequence MSLLYHKTCTSLSMILCLNLIFSQYLSSSSGIQQPSAYDILSDYSFPIGLLPKGVIGYDLVKTTGKFSAFLNGICSFSLEGSYQIRYKSTIKGYISRGKLSSLEGVSVKLFFMWIDIIEVSRNRDDLEFSVGIAGAGFPIDNFEECPQCGCGLNCGDQRKVSKFRSNPFVSSS; translated from the coding sequence ATGTCTCTACTTTACCATAAAACCTGCACATCTCTGTCAATGATTCTTTGCCTAAACCTCATTTTTTCACAGTActtatcatcatcatctggaatcCAGCAGCCATCAGCATATGACATCCTCAGTGACTACAGCTTTCCTATAGGGCTACTCCCCAAGGGAGTTATTGGCTATGATCTTGTTAAGACAACAGGTAAATTTTCTGCATTCTTGAATGGTATTTGCAGCTTTTCTCTTGAAGGATCTTATCAGATAAGATACAAGTCAACCATCAAAGGGTACATATCTAGAGGGAAGCTTTCGAGCTTGGAGGGTGTTAGTGTGAAGTTGTTTTTCATGTGGATTGATATCATTGAGGTGTCAAGAAATAGGGATGATCTGGAATTCTCTGTTGGGATTGCTGGTGCTGGATTTCCTATTGATAATTTTGAGGAGTGTCCCCAATGTGGGTGTGGTTTGAATTGTGGAGATCAGAGGAAAGTCAGCAAGTTCAGATCTAACCCTTTTGTATCTTCTTCATAG